The proteins below are encoded in one region of Caulobacter henricii:
- the pstA gene encoding phosphate ABC transporter permease PstA → MTDVATPVGSTARPALTAMEARLKKRHKAEVWFKAQGLMAITVAMIFLVVLVGRIVHQGYTTFETHTLSIPVYLNPDRIDVSDLEGVNYDYIVAEATMKKLGVQDDDLGLVSGKVMDLISRDFGFQLLNQLKADKSLIGKTVTVTGPFKADADLYFKGQIKRSTAEEDRKLDNQQLDWLEQLRKDGSVKAGFNFAFFTNSDSTEPEQAGVLGAVVGSAMMLLITALIAVPAGVMAAVYLEEFAPKNRWTDIIEVNINNLAAVPSIVYGLLGLALFINWLQVPRSSPLVGGLVLALMALPTVIIATRSALKAVPPSIREAALGVGASKTQTVFHHVLPLAMPGVMTGAILSLAHALGETAPLLMIGMVSFVPGVPEGFTGAATVLPVQVFIWENASERAFHERTAGAIIVLLVFMIVMNAAAVILRRRFERRW, encoded by the coding sequence ATGACTGACGTCGCCACCCCCGTCGGTTCCACCGCTCGCCCTGCGCTGACCGCCATGGAAGCCCGCCTGAAGAAGCGCCACAAGGCCGAGGTCTGGTTCAAGGCCCAGGGTCTGATGGCCATCACCGTGGCCATGATCTTCCTGGTGGTGCTCGTGGGCCGGATCGTCCACCAGGGCTACACCACCTTCGAGACCCACACCCTGAGCATTCCGGTCTATCTGAACCCGGACCGCATCGACGTGTCCGATCTCGAGGGCGTCAACTATGACTATATCGTCGCCGAGGCGACGATGAAGAAGCTGGGCGTCCAGGACGACGACCTGGGTCTCGTCTCGGGCAAGGTCATGGACCTGATCTCGCGGGACTTCGGCTTCCAGCTGCTGAACCAGCTCAAGGCCGACAAGTCGCTGATCGGCAAGACCGTGACGGTCACCGGTCCGTTCAAGGCCGACGCCGACCTCTATTTCAAGGGCCAGATCAAGCGCTCGACCGCCGAGGAAGACCGCAAGCTCGACAACCAGCAACTCGACTGGCTGGAGCAGCTGCGCAAGGACGGTTCGGTCAAGGCCGGCTTCAACTTCGCCTTCTTCACCAATTCCGACTCCACCGAGCCTGAACAGGCCGGCGTCCTGGGGGCCGTGGTCGGCTCGGCCATGATGCTGCTGATCACCGCCCTGATCGCGGTGCCGGCCGGGGTGATGGCCGCCGTCTATCTGGAAGAGTTCGCCCCGAAGAACCGCTGGACGGACATCATCGAGGTCAACATCAACAACCTCGCCGCCGTGCCGTCGATCGTCTACGGCCTGCTGGGTCTGGCCCTGTTCATCAACTGGCTGCAGGTACCGCGCTCGTCGCCCCTGGTCGGCGGTCTGGTCCTGGCCCTGATGGCCCTGCCGACCGTGATCATCGCCACCCGCTCGGCCCTGAAGGCCGTGCCGCCCTCGATCCGCGAAGCGGCCCTCGGCGTCGGTGCCTCCAAGACCCAGACGGTGTTCCACCACGTCCTGCCCCTGGCCATGCCGGGTGTGATGACCGGTGCCATCCTGTCGCTCGCCCACGCCCTGGGCGAAACGGCCCCGCTGCTGATGATCGGCATGGTCTCGTTCGTGCCCGGCGTGCCCGAGGGCTTCACCGGTGCCGCCACCGTCCTGCCCGTGCAGGTGTTCATCTGGGAGAACGCCTCCGAGCGTGCCTTCCACGAACGCACCGCCGGCGCCATCATCGTCCTCCTGGTCTTCATGATCGTCATGAATGCTGCGGCCGTCATCCTGCGCCGCCGCTTCGAGCGCCGCTGGTAG
- the pstC gene encoding phosphate ABC transporter permease subunit PstC, translating to MLTWLSLLFLALFSGAAYVLGQRRAVKASGGAKRVLHSLPGYYGAYAALWAGVPAALLLLLGVSFGDRVEDAMLEAQRPAVVQALDIDRQNVFFSDAQAIAQGIAPSEITYEGELKAALDVKVAEARRIDALIQYSVLGLAGVLALAGFLLAFPRLSADFRARNRVEGWVGGLLMACSIAAVLTTLGIVLSLIWESWRFFQSVSPMAFLFGTEWSPQIAMRADQVAAEGAFGAVPLFAGTFLIMMISMAVAAPVGLYSAIYLSEYASRPVRSTIKPLLEVLAGVPTVVYGFFAALTVGPLFRAGFNALGAMLIGGPLDGTGQYLMEVQNQMALVAGVVMGIMLIPFVSSLSDDIINAVPQALRDGSYAMGATKSETVKKVVLPAALPGIMAAMLLAVSRAVGETMIVTMAAGLQAKLTANPLDTVTTVTVQIVTLLTGDQEFDSPKTLSAFGLGLTLFVVTLGLNIIALRIVQKYREQYD from the coding sequence ATGCTGACCTGGCTCTCGCTCCTGTTTCTGGCGCTGTTCTCCGGCGCCGCCTACGTGCTCGGTCAACGCCGGGCCGTGAAGGCGTCCGGTGGCGCCAAGCGCGTCCTTCATTCGCTCCCGGGCTATTACGGGGCCTATGCCGCCCTGTGGGCCGGCGTGCCGGCAGCCCTGCTGCTGCTGCTGGGTGTGAGCTTCGGCGACCGCGTCGAGGACGCCATGCTGGAGGCGCAGCGCCCGGCGGTCGTCCAGGCCCTGGATATCGACCGCCAGAACGTCTTCTTCAGTGACGCCCAGGCCATTGCCCAGGGCATTGCGCCCAGCGAAATCACCTATGAGGGCGAGCTGAAAGCCGCGCTCGACGTCAAGGTGGCCGAGGCCCGCCGCATCGACGCCCTGATCCAGTACAGCGTTCTGGGCCTGGCCGGCGTGCTCGCCCTGGCCGGCTTCCTTCTGGCCTTCCCGCGTCTTTCGGCCGACTTCCGGGCCCGTAACCGGGTCGAGGGCTGGGTCGGCGGTCTGTTGATGGCCTGTTCGATCGCCGCCGTCCTGACGACTCTCGGCATTGTCCTGTCCCTGATCTGGGAAAGCTGGCGCTTCTTCCAGAGCGTCTCGCCCATGGCCTTCCTGTTCGGCACCGAATGGAGCCCGCAGATCGCCATGCGCGCCGACCAGGTGGCCGCTGAAGGCGCTTTCGGGGCCGTGCCGCTGTTCGCCGGCACCTTCCTGATCATGATGATCTCCATGGCCGTGGCGGCTCCGGTCGGTCTCTACTCGGCCATCTATCTGTCGGAATATGCCAGCCGCCCCGTGCGCTCGACGATCAAGCCGCTGCTTGAAGTCCTGGCCGGCGTGCCGACCGTGGTCTACGGCTTCTTCGCCGCCCTGACCGTGGGGCCGCTGTTCCGGGCCGGCTTCAATGCCCTCGGGGCCATGCTGATCGGCGGTCCGCTGGACGGAACCGGCCAGTACCTGATGGAAGTCCAGAACCAGATGGCCCTGGTGGCCGGTGTGGTCATGGGCATCATGCTGATCCCCTTCGTCTCGTCCCTGTCGGACGACATCATCAATGCCGTGCCCCAGGCCCTGCGCGACGGCAGCTATGCCATGGGTGCGACCAAGTCCGAGACGGTCAAGAAGGTGGTCCTGCCCGCCGCCCTGCCGGGCATCATGGCCGCCATGCTGCTGGCCGTGTCCCGCGCCGTCGGCGAGACCATGATCGTGACCATGGCGGCCGGCCTGCAGGCCAAGCTCACCGCCAACCCGCTCGACACCGTCACCACCGTCACCGTGCAGATCGTGACCCTGCTGACCGGCGACCAGGAGTTCGACAGCCCCAAGACCCTTTCGGCCTTCGGCCTGGGCCTGACCCTGTTCGTCGTCACCCTGGGCCTCAACATCATCGCCCTGCGCATCGTCCAGAAGTATCGGGAACAGTATGACTGA